CGATTCCCCAATAGTTATATTTGGGTGATAAAGTGTTCTCGAATGCATTTGCACAAATTCAGCTGCTATGACAATTTTGTGAAAAGCAATATGTTTGGTGCTCCAGAACACAATACTGACTTTGGAGCTTTTAAGCACCTTTATGCATTATTAGTTAATGCTTTTAACTTAAGTCAGAAcactttgctatcaaagaagaatgTGAAAGATTTGAATAAGGACTCCAAAGCATCTAATTGTAGATCCAGTTCTTCTCATACTACTAATGGTTgccagggagaaaaagagaggaccTGTGAAAAATTTGATGAGTCTGCCTTGAGTTTTTATCCACCATCACTAAATGGTGCATCTTTTACTTTGATTGGATTCAGTAAGGGTTGTGTTGTTTTGAATCAGTTGCTTTTTGAATTGAAAGAAGCCAAGAAAGACAAGAACATAGatgcttttatcaaaagcataAGAACAATGTACTGGCTGGATGGTGGTCATTCTGGAGGAAGCAATACTTGGATTACTTATCCAGAAGTCTTGAAAGAATTTGCACAAACAGGGATTATTGTTCACACCCATGTAACACCTTACCAAGTACGTGATTCAATGAGATCTTGGATTGGAAAGGAGCACAAGAAATTTGTTCAGATACTTGGAGATTTTGGTATGCAGGTAACTAGCCAAATTCATTTTGCAAAGGAAGCTCCTTCCATAGAGAATCACTTCAGGGTTCATGAAGTATTTTGAAACTACAAGAATATTAATGTACTTGTTGGAAGAGCATAAGCACTTTGAGTGTTATAAATTCAGATAGAGACATAATTCATAGATGCAttgtgttttttttgggggggagcaCACATTCCTAAAATATGAGTGTAATGTGCAATAGTATTTCTTGCTTGTGAATGTGAACAGCTTTTAATTTGGAATGGGTTAGAATTAGTTCACTTTAAATCTAAAAGGTGGTTTGTGATAATCCTATGAGGAGATATAAGACCCTTAAGAATGAAGGTTATGATATAGTCCTTATAAAAGGTAATTAAAATTATTGTTAGAAATCGTTTATTTTCTGAGTAATGTTTGAAACTAATTTTGGTGACACTATAACAGTAATTAGCTATTTTGGCACTCAAAACTTTTGAGTGGAAATACTTCCTTTCTCTTCAAACAAAGCAAAGTCACACTGATGTTTTCCATCATTTTGGAATAAGTCTACcttgctttttctgttttgtaaatTCATGGAGTCATTCTTTAATATGCCACCAAGTGTTTTTTCTTgagaatcaaaatatatttgtttccaAATATCCAAGAACGTGCAGTAgcataaagttgatttttaaaaacattacacTTAAGCACTGGGGCTTACTTTTTAATTGACAACTTTTAGAAAAGACATTTTGGAGTTTCTTGAATCTTGGCCAAAAACCAGTTCTTttggaaaattgttttaaattgaaCATAATTATGTATATTGGATAAAAATACACATGTATACTGGATAAAAGTATATTACAGATTTAAAATCTTTTCATCATATCAGGTTTGTTTGAGAGAGATCAGCTtaggtaaaataaatatataatactcTATTTGTTAGTGCTCTACTGAAAAGGAGACAGATTCTATAGATGtaaagcagtgtttctccagAAGCATGATTTTCTCTGCCAAAAGAAAGCAGCTCTCTTTGgccaaaatgcaaaattatattgCTATAAGAAAAGTTACAAGGGAAAGTTTGAAGACACAAATGATTTAATTTTGGCTTAAAAACTGAATTTGCTTAACACTGCTACATAATTTGGGTGAGGTTCCCTTCTGCCCGTTTTTCTTGACCTAGATTAAATACATTTTGAGAAACCAAGATCTAATGAATGTCAGCCTACATTGAAACATAGCTGTATGATTACAGTAAAAGGTGAGTggccatttttttattgtttattaataATTAGCTTTTGCAAGTCATGAAATAATTTAGGGAAGTAACATGCTGCTttcagactgaaaaaaaaataaagacactgaAGCATTATCTTAATCCAGAGGAcctaaatttataaaacaatgttgaatcaaaatgttaatttcttggaTTCTTCccagaattatatatatatatatattttttttttttttaaagctctttttttttttttttttttggtgaggaagattagccctgagctaacatccattgccaatcctcctctttttgctgaggaagattggccctgggctaacttctgtgcccatcttcctctactttatatgtgggacgcctgccacagcatagcttgagaagcaatgcataggtccacgcctaggactggaatctgcaaaccctgggccgctaaagcagatcgtgtgaacttaaccactacgccaccaggctggccccccagaattatattttaatgacTATAAATACATTCCAAATATTCAGAGACTTAGGAGAAAAGATTCTTAATTACCAAATGCTTAAAAATAACATCCCTTAATTCTGTAAACTACTAGTATCTCtcaatggtctttttttttttttttttttttttaggacaaaGTAGTTTTATGTTGCTTGTATCTTTAAATACCTGCTTACCTGCTGTTTCTTTTGAGACCAAAAGTTCCCAACAAGGAAACAAGTCAGCCT
This Diceros bicornis minor isolate mBicDic1 chromosome 10, mDicBic1.mat.cur, whole genome shotgun sequence DNA region includes the following protein-coding sequences:
- the C10H2orf69 gene encoding mitochondrial protein C2orf69 homolog gives rise to the protein MWGFRLLRSPPLLLLLPQLGIGAAASRSQAAAMNLGGSSGARCAASAEGRRPPCLQLPTVPGADPQRSNELLLLAAAAAAGEGPERREERQPPPQHHVLYFPGDVQNYHEIMTHHPENYQWENWSLENVATILAHRFPNSYIWVIKCSRMHLHKFSCYDNFVKSNMFGAPEHNTDFGAFKHLYALLVNAFNLSQNTLLSKKNVKDLNKDSKASNCRSSSSHTTNGCQGEKERTCEKFDESALSFYPPSLNGASFTLIGFSKGCVVLNQLLFELKEAKKDKNIDAFIKSIRTMYWLDGGHSGGSNTWITYPEVLKEFAQTGIIVHTHVTPYQVRDSMRSWIGKEHKKFVQILGDFGMQVTSQIHFAKEAPSIENHFRVHEVF